In bacterium, the following proteins share a genomic window:
- a CDS encoding HAMP domain-containing histidine kinase, producing the protein MNAALQERSEAIVSPAAPGAERLLRSYLHKTSNSLCGIKGYASLIATPDQDTAKSAGWAEKIIREVERMEAIYRSVHDLTAPKGNPDRGVDLPGLLDDVFRVCESRCRGLQVLCGRVPRASLLLPKGDLCLVLTELLLNSVEGVEGQPGPARVEVTAMREPTGRLALRLRDNGPGIDPHLLPQACDPFVTTKDGHLGVGLTRVQTLLEMYGLAWTLVSAPGEGTAVTLEVAEITG; encoded by the coding sequence TTGAACGCGGCGCTGCAGGAACGCAGCGAGGCGATCGTGTCACCGGCGGCTCCGGGAGCCGAACGCCTGTTGCGTTCGTACCTGCACAAGACGAGCAACAGCCTCTGCGGCATCAAGGGCTACGCCAGCCTGATCGCGACGCCGGACCAGGACACGGCCAAGAGCGCCGGCTGGGCCGAGAAGATCATCCGCGAAGTGGAGCGCATGGAGGCCATCTACCGGTCCGTGCACGACCTCACGGCCCCGAAGGGGAATCCCGATCGCGGCGTCGACCTGCCGGGCCTGCTCGATGACGTCTTCCGCGTCTGCGAGAGCCGCTGCCGCGGCCTGCAGGTGCTGTGCGGCCGCGTGCCCCGGGCCAGCCTGCTGTTGCCGAAAGGCGACCTCTGCCTGGTGCTCACGGAACTGCTGCTCAACAGCGTCGAGGGCGTCGAGGGGCAGCCGGGCCCCGCCCGGGTCGAGGTGACGGCGATGCGCGAGCCCACGGGGCGCCTGGCCCTGCGGCTGCGCGACAACGGGCCGGGCATCGACCCGCACCTGCTGCCGCAGGCCTGCGACCCGTTCGTGACGACGAAGGACGGCCACCTCGGGGTCGGCCTGACGAGGGTGCAGACCCTGCTCGAAATGTACGGCCTGGCGTGGACGCTGGTGAGCGCGCCGGGCGAAGGAACGGCGGTCACGCTGGAAGTGGCCGAAATCACGGGCTGA